From Streptomyces griseorubiginosus, one genomic window encodes:
- a CDS encoding SGNH/GDSL hydrolase family protein: MTFRGGNPNPGRGNSVLAQVHTAGRVKDLGEAVQFSWPGVYFEGRFRGTGLGVVLDCAAADYDVQVDGATVATLVTPGDTTHWINGLRDGEHTVRVVKRNDTPGDTSTFGGFVAAPGGAVLSKPAPRDRQIEFIGDSLTVGYGNVSGGRDCDPEQLKRNTNADVSHGALTARQLEADYQINGLSGLGMVRNVAGISPDVTYRTYDDRALLNVDGDVWQNPGTWRPQIVVVNLGSNDFSDLTPGEPWTPDSLAAAYRTAYGEFLRKLRTRYGVETALVAVGFDRNAEHVRQVVEARNDAGDRGVHYWFLDQAGLDFLGCDGHTSAHDDQVIADRLAPFLRSLRTGW, translated from the coding sequence ATGACTTTCCGAGGAGGGAACCCGAACCCAGGGCGTGGGAACAGTGTCCTGGCGCAGGTGCACACCGCGGGGCGGGTGAAGGACCTGGGAGAGGCGGTGCAGTTCAGCTGGCCCGGGGTGTACTTCGAGGGCCGTTTCCGCGGGACCGGGCTCGGGGTGGTGCTCGACTGCGCGGCCGCCGACTACGACGTCCAGGTCGACGGGGCCACCGTCGCCACCCTGGTCACACCCGGCGACACCACGCACTGGATCAACGGCCTGCGGGACGGAGAGCACACGGTCCGGGTCGTCAAACGCAACGACACCCCGGGGGACACCAGCACGTTCGGAGGCTTCGTCGCCGCACCCGGGGGCGCCGTACTGAGCAAGCCGGCACCACGGGACCGCCAGATCGAGTTCATCGGGGACTCCCTCACGGTGGGCTACGGCAATGTCTCGGGCGGCCGGGACTGCGATCCGGAGCAGCTGAAGCGGAACACCAACGCCGATGTGAGCCACGGCGCCCTCACCGCCCGGCAACTGGAAGCCGATTACCAGATCAACGGCCTGTCCGGCCTCGGCATGGTGCGCAACGTCGCCGGCATCTCCCCGGACGTCACGTACCGGACGTATGACGACCGCGCCCTGCTGAACGTGGACGGCGATGTCTGGCAGAACCCGGGGACGTGGCGCCCCCAGATCGTGGTGGTCAACCTCGGCTCCAACGACTTCTCCGACCTCACCCCCGGTGAACCGTGGACGCCTGACAGCCTCGCGGCCGCCTACCGCACCGCCTACGGCGAGTTCCTCCGGAAACTGCGGACGCGCTACGGCGTCGAAACCGCCCTCGTGGCCGTCGGCTTCGACAGAAACGCCGAGCATGTGCGGCAGGTCGTCGAGGCCCGCAATGATGCCGGCGACCGCGGGGTCCACTACTGGTTCCTCGATCAGGCGGGCCTGGACTTCCTCGGATGTGACGGGCACACCTCGGCTCACGACGACCAGGTGATCGCCGACCGCCTTGCCCCGTTCCTCAGGAGCCTGCGAACGGGATGGTGA
- a CDS encoding glycosyltransferase: MIKVSVVVPIYNAGPYVERCAPSLVNQSLGADAYEVVYVDDGSTDDSAERLRRLAEAHPHVRVYEQENSGWPGKPRNVGIDRARGKYVQFVDQDDELSYEALERMYALAERNGSDIVLGKVHGTMQGPSNVFKRTVEKCTAADAPLFESLTPHKMFRRDFLREHGIRFPEGRVRLEDQLFMARTYVRAKTVSILGDYPCYRWNRREDGGNNSSRRVTADDYYGHLEKVVEAIKEGTEPGELQDRLLRRSYRVELLRPVSEPRVLRRTGKDLEEYFTTVRRMAMTSYPPGVREGLPAISGLRAELLVQDRLDSLIELARRTDRIKAQVMVDDMRWRNDKLVIRTRIGMVKADGEPLTVVERGGRTLLDPELLDGIPGAEGWEVRDPFSHAYGELIVHDTADNHWWYPDGELAPTLEPLGGGRHRVVVAGETVIDPLTLAGGSPLDSGAHQVWAGGQLLGVGRRPRLAVAPGPARVSLGAIAVGTPPRLVSPGWGGPGGQLRLTVGGTGRIGTTRRVVLRTAADHRVRHGVRVVLRRLPNGVRDNVRAAARRAERRMLR, encoded by the coding sequence TTGATCAAGGTAAGCGTTGTCGTACCGATCTACAACGCCGGTCCCTACGTGGAGCGTTGCGCGCCGTCGCTCGTCAACCAGAGCCTCGGCGCGGACGCGTACGAGGTCGTGTACGTCGATGACGGGTCGACGGACGACTCGGCCGAACGCCTTCGACGGCTGGCCGAAGCACATCCGCACGTAAGGGTCTACGAGCAGGAGAACTCCGGCTGGCCGGGCAAGCCGCGGAACGTCGGGATCGACCGGGCCAGGGGGAAGTACGTCCAATTCGTCGACCAGGACGACGAGTTGTCCTACGAGGCACTGGAGCGGATGTACGCCCTGGCGGAGCGCAACGGTTCGGACATCGTGCTCGGGAAGGTCCACGGCACGATGCAGGGGCCCAGCAACGTGTTCAAGCGGACCGTCGAGAAGTGCACCGCCGCCGACGCGCCGCTCTTCGAGAGCCTGACGCCGCACAAGATGTTCCGCCGGGACTTCCTGCGCGAGCACGGGATCCGTTTCCCGGAGGGGCGGGTCAGGCTGGAGGACCAGTTGTTCATGGCGCGCACCTATGTGCGGGCGAAGACGGTGTCGATACTCGGCGACTACCCCTGCTACCGCTGGAACCGGCGTGAGGACGGCGGCAACAACAGCAGCCGTCGGGTCACCGCGGACGACTACTACGGCCACCTGGAAAAGGTCGTCGAGGCGATCAAGGAGGGGACGGAGCCGGGCGAGCTCCAGGACCGGCTGCTGCGCCGCTCGTACCGGGTGGAGCTGCTGCGGCCGGTGAGCGAGCCCCGGGTGCTCCGGCGCACCGGGAAGGACCTGGAGGAGTACTTCACCACCGTCCGCCGGATGGCGATGACCAGCTATCCGCCGGGGGTGCGCGAGGGCCTCCCGGCGATCAGCGGGTTACGTGCGGAGCTGCTCGTCCAGGACCGGCTGGACTCGCTGATCGAGCTGGCCCGCCGCACCGACCGGATCAAGGCGCAGGTCATGGTGGACGACATGCGCTGGCGCAACGACAAGCTGGTGATCCGGACCCGGATCGGCATGGTCAAGGCCGACGGCGAGCCGCTGACCGTCGTGGAGCGCGGCGGACGGACGCTGCTCGACCCCGAACTCCTCGACGGCATCCCGGGGGCGGAGGGCTGGGAGGTCCGCGATCCCTTCTCGCACGCGTACGGGGAACTCATCGTGCACGACACCGCCGACAACCACTGGTGGTACCCCGACGGGGAGTTGGCCCCCACCCTGGAACCGCTCGGCGGTGGCCGCCACCGGGTCGTGGTCGCCGGTGAGACGGTCATCGATCCGCTGACCCTCGCCGGCGGCAGCCCCCTGGACAGCGGCGCCCACCAGGTCTGGGCAGGCGGCCAACTGCTGGGCGTCGGTCGCCGTCCCCGACTGGCCGTGGCCCCGGGCCCCGCCCGCGTCTCGCTGGGCGCCATCGCCGTGGGCACCCCACCGCGCCTCGTCTCTCCCGGCTGGGGCGGCCCCGGCGGTCAGCTGCGGCTCACCGTCGGCGGCACCGGCCGGATCGGCACCACCCGCCGCGTCGTGCTGCGCACGGCCGCCGACCACCGGGTGCGCCACGGCGTCCGCGTGGTGCTGCGACGCCTTCCGAACGGCGTGCGCGACAACGTCCGCGCCGCGGCGCGCCGGGCGGAGCGCCGGATGCTGCGGTAG
- a CDS encoding GNAT family N-acetyltransferase, producing the protein MEDLGHVTWPPEPIRTERLVLREPEARDRPAFVELLASAEVHTYLGGPRPRAELEREMPAVPERWPGSFVVELDGSMIGHVLLRRATGHRRPAAAGKADLGYLFLPRAWGFGYAAEACAAALAWFDAVLPGEPVVLTTQSANDRSMHLAAKLGFTEVERFEAWGSEQWLGMRTPATSSA; encoded by the coding sequence ATGGAAGATCTTGGACACGTCACCTGGCCGCCCGAGCCGATCAGGACCGAGCGGCTCGTGCTGCGGGAGCCCGAGGCACGGGATCGCCCGGCGTTCGTCGAACTGCTCGCCTCCGCGGAGGTGCACACCTACCTGGGCGGCCCCCGGCCGCGTGCCGAACTCGAGCGCGAGATGCCTGCGGTGCCCGAGCGGTGGCCGGGCAGTTTCGTCGTCGAGCTGGACGGCTCGATGATCGGCCATGTCCTGCTCAGGAGAGCGACCGGGCACCGACGGCCGGCCGCCGCTGGGAAGGCCGACCTCGGCTACCTGTTCCTGCCGCGGGCGTGGGGATTCGGGTACGCGGCGGAGGCGTGCGCGGCGGCACTGGCCTGGTTCGACGCCGTCCTGCCCGGCGAGCCGGTCGTGCTCACCACCCAGTCCGCCAACGACCGCTCGATGCACCTCGCGGCGAAGCTGGGCTTCACCGAGGTGGAGCGGTTCGAGGCCTGGGGATCCGAGCAGTGGCTCGGCATGCGGACACCGGCCACGTCGTCCGCGTGA
- a CDS encoding cellulase-like family protein — protein MTTAPQQATTGRLAITLWDFSWYTQAGPGEPFADLDRAFAEAVDRGFNTVRVCAMPFLLFSGRVPDPDSVRVRGLGEDFGQRTRWYDVRGGYPLDGRRRLVELFEAAAHHDCKVIVSSWEYQQSPSFADTDAWHRALAAVPGPDRAEAVAEALAGLLDFLTERGLADQVAYVEVHNEVDNCSLVPRDDVTHYAYLRGPLDRAVKLLQARHPAVPVTYSLGEPWPSEIDDLPEGAQIAHFHFYVYGVLGALYEAVGLGHGTEAAPETASWPTPELAAMLRPDAPAFADYQPDEPWRLAATGIPRELFYAHDWVDPDRWDLWLYEGYPAHRQAMRDTLASWVDSVADFAGRRGIPAVLGEGVVGYTPLLTRFEEDAVGKDIAEFVVDRCLAAGFRGVVLTSNAAPHHPMWHTDREWMRRVNSRVTTA, from the coding sequence ATGACCACCGCACCGCAGCAAGCCACCACGGGCCGACTCGCCATCACCCTGTGGGACTTCAGCTGGTACACGCAGGCAGGACCCGGCGAGCCGTTCGCCGACCTCGACCGGGCCTTCGCCGAGGCCGTGGACCGGGGCTTCAACACCGTCCGCGTCTGCGCCATGCCCTTCCTGCTGTTCTCCGGACGCGTCCCCGACCCGGACTCGGTCCGGGTCCGCGGCCTGGGCGAGGACTTCGGACAGCGCACCCGCTGGTACGACGTGCGCGGCGGTTATCCGCTGGACGGCCGCCGACGGCTCGTCGAGCTGTTCGAGGCCGCCGCACACCACGACTGCAAGGTGATCGTGTCCTCCTGGGAGTACCAGCAGTCCCCGAGCTTCGCCGACACCGACGCCTGGCACCGCGCCCTGGCCGCGGTCCCCGGCCCGGACCGGGCCGAGGCGGTGGCCGAGGCGCTCGCCGGACTCCTCGACTTCCTCACCGAGCGCGGACTGGCCGACCAGGTCGCCTACGTCGAGGTGCACAACGAGGTCGACAACTGCTCCCTGGTGCCGCGCGACGACGTCACCCACTACGCCTACCTGCGCGGCCCACTCGACCGTGCCGTCAAGCTGCTCCAGGCCCGGCACCCCGCCGTCCCCGTCACCTACTCCCTGGGCGAGCCCTGGCCGAGCGAGATCGACGACCTGCCGGAGGGGGCGCAGATCGCACACTTCCACTTCTACGTCTACGGCGTCCTCGGCGCCCTGTACGAGGCGGTCGGACTCGGGCACGGCACCGAGGCGGCGCCCGAGACCGCGAGCTGGCCCACTCCCGAACTGGCCGCCATGCTGCGCCCCGACGCGCCCGCCTTCGCCGACTACCAGCCGGACGAGCCGTGGCGACTGGCCGCCACCGGGATTCCGCGCGAGCTGTTCTACGCGCACGACTGGGTCGACCCCGACCGCTGGGACCTGTGGCTCTACGAGGGCTATCCGGCGCACCGGCAGGCCATGCGGGACACGCTGGCCTCGTGGGTCGACTCCGTCGCCGACTTCGCCGGCCGCCGCGGCATCCCGGCCGTCCTCGGTGAGGGTGTCGTCGGCTACACCCCGCTGCTGACACGCTTCGAGGAGGACGCCGTCGGCAAGGACATCGCGGAGTTCGTCGTCGACCGGTGCCTCGCCGCGGGTTTCCGAGGTGTCGTCCTGACCTCCAACGCGGCCCCGCACCACCCGATGTGGCACACCGACCGGGAGTGGATGCGGCGGGTCAACTCCCGTGTCACCACTGCCTGA
- a CDS encoding glycoside hydrolase family 2 protein gives MTESTHPSRRTVVTALGAAAVVALPAWPETARAADGTSGAAANGPVLDTHPATEPSGTHVREVGGTHVVFQYGTVLPAFDGWRTHERTRDYLSLDKRWRFRFDPEDRGLDEGWQSPRHDDRSWGRIDVPAAWDLLDTPGFGSETAPFGRGTAFDDGYAWYRTTVDVPPSWRARHVRIAFLAAGYSAEVWLDGKHLGKHEGANSPFALPVAGALRPGTRQTIAVRVFRRASYTDYTSTTPQPVTDDHELPYKPVDYWPYAGLTRSAWIEAVPQVTVAKLLVSAANGRLEAHAVVENHGPTGFDGRLTLDPGRGSGGRPVVVAARVAARSAGVVRVSVPIPHAPLWSPASPHTLTARATLTAGRTPGPQVDTLSTVYGLRELTVADAQLRLNGEPLFLKGLNWHEETAAHGRAMTPAEYDRELGQVTAVGANFIRNCVYNRHPFVYDWADEHGVLVMDDIDTMWLNTAQEKLQTERYGLARALALTMAWNQHNHPSVILWGLQNESEIDADGAPVYRAWLADLKAAVKTVDLTARPVTWASNTSNDPAFDLADVVGFNEYFGYFYGKDADLGPTLDAVHAKYPDKPILITENGTWAIAGTHGPSTTQGTEEWQAASFTAHWAQVSARSEFVAGFTYWVLKDYKERAGYNQAYNGISVMGLVTFADERPKLVHDAFRKAVNPRDK, from the coding sequence ATGACCGAATCCACCCACCCGTCCCGGCGCACCGTCGTCACGGCACTCGGCGCGGCCGCCGTCGTGGCTCTGCCGGCCTGGCCGGAGACGGCACGAGCGGCAGACGGTACGTCCGGGGCCGCCGCGAACGGCCCGGTTCTCGACACCCACCCGGCCACCGAGCCGTCCGGCACGCACGTGCGCGAGGTCGGCGGCACCCACGTCGTCTTCCAGTACGGCACCGTGCTTCCCGCCTTCGACGGCTGGCGCACCCACGAGCGCACCCGTGACTACCTGTCCCTCGACAAGCGGTGGCGCTTCCGCTTCGACCCCGAGGACCGGGGTCTGGACGAGGGCTGGCAGTCCCCGCGCCACGACGACCGGTCCTGGGGCCGCATCGACGTCCCGGCGGCCTGGGACCTGCTGGACACCCCCGGCTTCGGCTCGGAGACCGCTCCTTTCGGCCGGGGCACGGCGTTCGACGACGGCTACGCCTGGTACCGCACCACCGTCGACGTGCCCCCGTCCTGGCGTGCCCGGCACGTACGCATCGCCTTCCTGGCCGCCGGATACAGCGCCGAGGTGTGGCTCGACGGCAAGCATCTCGGCAAGCACGAGGGTGCCAACTCGCCGTTCGCGCTGCCGGTCGCGGGAGCGCTCCGGCCGGGGACCCGACAGACGATCGCCGTGCGCGTCTTCCGCCGGGCGAGCTACACGGACTACACGTCCACGACCCCGCAGCCGGTCACCGACGACCACGAACTGCCGTACAAGCCCGTCGATTACTGGCCCTACGCGGGACTGACCCGGTCGGCCTGGATCGAGGCGGTCCCGCAGGTCACCGTCGCCAAACTGCTCGTGTCCGCCGCGAACGGCCGCCTGGAGGCCCACGCGGTCGTCGAGAACCACGGCCCCACCGGCTTCGACGGCCGGCTCACCCTGGATCCCGGCCGGGGAAGCGGCGGTCGGCCGGTCGTCGTCGCGGCCCGGGTCGCGGCCCGGTCGGCGGGCGTCGTGCGCGTCTCGGTCCCGATACCCCACGCACCGCTCTGGAGCCCGGCCTCGCCCCACACGCTCACCGCCCGCGCCACCCTGACCGCCGGAAGAACCCCGGGCCCACAGGTGGACACCCTGTCCACCGTCTATGGGCTACGCGAACTGACCGTCGCCGACGCCCAGTTGCGGCTGAACGGCGAGCCGCTGTTCCTCAAGGGCCTCAACTGGCACGAGGAGACGGCCGCCCACGGCAGGGCGATGACGCCCGCCGAGTACGACCGGGAACTGGGCCAGGTCACGGCGGTGGGCGCCAACTTCATCCGCAACTGCGTCTACAACCGCCACCCGTTCGTCTACGACTGGGCGGACGAGCACGGCGTGCTGGTGATGGACGACATCGACACCATGTGGCTCAACACGGCCCAGGAGAAGCTCCAGACCGAGCGCTACGGCCTCGCCCGCGCCCTGGCCCTGACCATGGCGTGGAACCAGCACAACCACCCCTCGGTGATTCTGTGGGGTCTGCAGAACGAGTCGGAGATCGACGCCGACGGCGCCCCGGTCTACCGGGCCTGGCTCGCCGACCTCAAGGCGGCCGTGAAGACGGTCGACCTCACCGCCCGCCCGGTGACCTGGGCGTCCAACACCAGCAACGACCCCGCGTTCGACCTCGCCGACGTGGTCGGGTTCAACGAGTACTTCGGCTACTTCTACGGCAAGGACGCCGACCTCGGCCCCACGCTGGACGCCGTGCACGCGAAGTATCCCGACAAGCCGATCCTGATCACGGAGAACGGCACCTGGGCCATCGCCGGCACCCACGGCCCCAGCACCACGCAGGGCACGGAGGAGTGGCAGGCGGCGAGCTTCACCGCGCACTGGGCCCAGGTGAGCGCGCGCAGCGAGTTCGTCGCCGGATTCACCTACTGGGTCCTCAAGGACTACAAGGAACGCGCCGGGTACAACCAGGCCTACAACGGCATCTCCGTCATGGGCCTGGTCACCTTCGCGGACGAGCGGCCCAAGCTCGTCCACGACGCCTTCCGCAAGGCGGTGAACCCCAGGGACAAGTGA
- a CDS encoding carbohydrate ABC transporter permease, translating into MSLRTPARTVPSGGRAPASDDGTPPRGGISGVTPRSHILVTGLLVAAAGYFLLPVYWLAVASTKSTGDLFGSFGLWFSRPRLLSNLHQVLTYDHAIYLRWAANSVLYAGVGAVVATLLAAMAGYALAKFSFAGRDTIFNIVLGGVLIPATALALPMYLLFSKAGLANTYWAVLLPSFVSPFGVYLCRIYAAASIPDELLEAARIDGAGEIRIFTTVALRIMTPALVTIFLFQFVGIWNNYFLPLVMLSDSKLYPITLGLTSWQSFADRQPQLYQMTVGGAFVSVVPLMIAMVVLQRFWRSGLTEGSVKG; encoded by the coding sequence GTGAGTCTCCGGACACCGGCCCGCACCGTCCCGTCAGGGGGTCGGGCGCCGGCCTCCGACGACGGCACGCCGCCGCGCGGCGGCATCAGCGGGGTCACCCCGCGCAGCCACATCCTGGTCACCGGCCTGCTCGTGGCGGCCGCCGGGTACTTCCTGCTCCCGGTGTACTGGCTGGCCGTGGCGTCGACCAAGTCCACCGGCGACCTGTTCGGCAGCTTCGGACTGTGGTTCTCCCGTCCCCGGCTGCTGAGCAACCTGCACCAGGTGCTCACCTACGACCACGCGATCTATCTGCGCTGGGCCGCCAACAGCGTGCTGTACGCGGGGGTCGGCGCGGTCGTGGCGACGCTGCTGGCAGCGATGGCCGGCTACGCGCTGGCGAAGTTCTCCTTCGCGGGCCGCGACACGATCTTCAACATCGTGCTGGGTGGCGTCCTGATCCCCGCCACGGCGCTGGCGCTGCCCATGTACCTGCTGTTCAGCAAGGCGGGTTTGGCCAACACCTACTGGGCGGTGCTGCTGCCGAGCTTCGTCAGCCCCTTCGGCGTGTACCTGTGCCGGATCTACGCCGCGGCGTCCATACCGGACGAGCTGCTGGAGGCGGCCCGCATCGACGGCGCGGGAGAGATCCGCATCTTCACCACCGTCGCGCTGCGCATCATGACCCCCGCTCTGGTGACGATCTTCCTGTTCCAGTTCGTCGGCATCTGGAACAACTACTTCCTGCCGCTGGTGATGCTGTCCGACTCCAAGCTGTACCCCATCACCCTCGGTCTGACGTCGTGGCAGTCCTTCGCCGACCGCCAACCGCAGCTGTACCAGATGACCGTGGGAGGCGCCTTCGTCTCCGTCGTCCCGCTGATGATCGCCATGGTCGTCCTCCAGCGCTTCTGGCGCAGCGGTCTGACCGAGGGCAGCGTGAAGGGCTGA
- a CDS encoding sugar ABC transporter permease, whose translation MPTRTRAPRRRRNLAPVAFVAPFLLLFLLTFAVPIGYAVYQSVMDVEHTGPLGLGGSRTVFVALSNYSDALSDDTFVRSVGRVLLFAAVQVPVMVALAAGLALLLDSASARGVRFFRAAFFLPYGVPGVIASILWGFLYVPGVSPLVDGMRHLGISVDLLGGDTVLWSIANIVTWEFAGYNVLVLVAQLRTIPAELYEAARIDGASAWMTVRHVKLPMLRPALILTTVFTIIGTLQLFAEPLVLKPVSSSIDSAYTPNLSAYNEAFTNDNYHLAAAEAVLLALAAFVLSFGFLRLINKRGGDA comes from the coding sequence ATGCCCACCCGCACCCGAGCGCCCCGCCGCCGCAGAAATCTGGCGCCCGTCGCCTTCGTCGCCCCGTTCCTCCTGCTGTTCCTGCTGACCTTCGCCGTCCCCATCGGCTACGCCGTCTATCAGAGCGTCATGGACGTCGAGCACACCGGGCCGCTGGGGCTCGGCGGCAGCCGTACCGTCTTCGTGGCGCTGAGCAACTACTCCGACGCGTTGTCCGACGACACCTTCGTGCGCAGCGTCGGCCGCGTCCTGCTGTTCGCGGCCGTCCAGGTGCCGGTGATGGTCGCGCTGGCCGCCGGGCTCGCGCTGCTCCTGGACAGCGCCTCGGCCAGGGGCGTGCGGTTCTTCCGCGCCGCCTTCTTCCTGCCCTACGGCGTTCCCGGCGTCATCGCCTCCATCCTGTGGGGCTTCCTGTACGTACCGGGCGTCAGTCCTCTCGTGGACGGCATGCGCCACCTGGGGATCTCGGTGGACCTGCTGGGCGGGGACACCGTCCTGTGGTCCATCGCGAACATCGTCACCTGGGAGTTCGCCGGCTACAACGTCCTGGTTCTCGTCGCCCAACTGCGCACGATCCCCGCGGAGTTGTACGAGGCCGCCCGCATCGACGGCGCGAGTGCCTGGATGACCGTCCGGCACGTCAAGCTGCCGATGCTGCGCCCGGCGCTGATCCTCACCACGGTCTTCACCATCATCGGCACGCTGCAACTGTTCGCGGAACCGCTGGTGCTCAAGCCCGTGTCGTCGAGCATCGACAGCGCCTACACCCCCAACCTCAGCGCCTACAACGAGGCGTTCACCAACGACAACTACCACCTCGCCGCCGCCGAGGCAGTGCTGCTCGCGCTCGCCGCCTTCGTGCTCTCCTTCGGTTTCCTGCGGCTGATCAACAAGAGGGGTGGGGACGCGTGA
- a CDS encoding ABC transporter substrate-binding protein, whose translation MSRTTPRRRSRGALAVTLVAASLFLSACGGSSDSQDKAQAPAKPGQKVDLRFWSWVPGVDKAVDKWNATHPDIHVKLEKIPSGSSGGYAKMRAALKSGNAPDLAQVEYQEIPSFLLENGLVNLSEYGADKDRSKFVDWQWQQGVFGSAVYAIPQASGPMGLFYRSDLFKKWGIAAPTTWDEYAQAAEKIHSSDPKAYIGTFPPGNSAWFTALAWQAGAKWFGVDGDTWSVNIDSPQTLKVAAFWDSLRTRKLIKTEPDFANGWYKDLQTGAVTSWVSAQWGDAIISGNAPRTAGKWAVAPMPQWTKGANVSANWGGSSTAVLKGAKHIPEALKFAEWLNTDPASVDLLLQGGYGWPAGADAYKGSSLDKPSAFFGGQKYNEVFAQADKNIDTSWKWIPTIDATYQHLNDGFQAALAGKGTFVSAVQQAQKQTVEDLKRKGLKVSTGQ comes from the coding sequence ATGAGCCGCACCACACCCCGCCGCAGAAGCCGGGGCGCACTCGCCGTGACCCTCGTCGCCGCCTCCCTGTTCCTCTCCGCCTGCGGGGGTTCGAGCGATTCCCAGGACAAGGCGCAGGCTCCCGCGAAGCCCGGTCAGAAGGTCGACCTGCGCTTCTGGTCGTGGGTGCCCGGTGTCGACAAGGCCGTCGACAAGTGGAACGCCACCCACCCGGACATCCACGTCAAGCTGGAGAAGATCCCGTCCGGCAGCAGCGGCGGCTACGCGAAGATGCGCGCCGCCCTCAAGAGCGGCAACGCGCCCGACCTGGCCCAGGTCGAGTACCAGGAGATCCCCTCGTTCCTGCTGGAGAACGGCCTGGTGAACCTGTCCGAGTACGGCGCCGACAAGGACAGGTCGAAGTTCGTCGACTGGCAGTGGCAGCAGGGAGTCTTCGGCTCGGCCGTCTACGCGATCCCCCAGGCGTCCGGCCCGATGGGCCTGTTCTACCGCTCCGACCTGTTCAAGAAGTGGGGCATCGCCGCGCCCACCACCTGGGACGAGTACGCCCAGGCCGCCGAGAAGATCCACAGCTCCGACCCGAAGGCCTACATCGGCACGTTCCCGCCCGGCAACTCCGCCTGGTTCACCGCACTCGCGTGGCAGGCCGGCGCCAAGTGGTTCGGCGTCGACGGCGACACCTGGTCGGTGAACATCGACTCCCCGCAGACCCTCAAGGTCGCCGCCTTCTGGGACAGCCTGCGCACCAGGAAGCTGATCAAGACCGAGCCCGACTTCGCCAACGGCTGGTACAAGGACCTCCAGACCGGCGCCGTCACCTCCTGGGTCAGCGCCCAGTGGGGCGACGCCATCATCAGCGGCAACGCACCCCGAACCGCCGGGAAGTGGGCGGTGGCGCCCATGCCGCAGTGGACGAAGGGCGCGAACGTGTCGGCGAACTGGGGCGGCTCCTCCACGGCCGTCCTCAAGGGCGCCAAGCACATCCCCGAGGCCCTGAAGTTCGCCGAGTGGCTCAACACCGACCCCGCGAGCGTCGACCTGCTGCTCCAGGGCGGATACGGCTGGCCCGCGGGGGCCGACGCGTACAAGGGCTCCTCGCTGGACAAGCCCTCGGCGTTCTTCGGCGGCCAGAAGTACAACGAGGTCTTCGCGCAGGCGGACAAGAACATCGACACCTCGTGGAAGTGGATACCGACGATCGACGCCACCTACCAGCACCTCAACGACGGCTTCCAGGCCGCCCTGGCGGGCAAGGGCACGTTCGTCTCCGCGGTCCAGCAGGCGCAGAAGCAGACCGTCGAGGACCTGAAGAGGAAGGGCCTGAAGGTTTCCACCGGCCAGTGA
- a CDS encoding SDR family NAD(P)-dependent oxidoreductase, producing the protein MTGRVAVITGAAHGIGAATARRLAAEGAVVVVTDVDDTAGKAVAADIEDSGGRAEYVRCDVTSAADWRNLARHVDEQHGRLDVLHSNAFAQLNKAAHELSEDEWDGQMAVLLKPAWRGMKTFASLLRASQGSVVLTSSVHAVIGLPGHAAYAAAKGALCSLGRQLAVEYGPDIRVNTVLPGPILTAAWDGIPEPDRARSVAATAAGRFGQPEEVASAVAFLASADASYVTGANLVVDGGWSVMKESS; encoded by the coding sequence ATGACGGGGCGCGTGGCGGTGATCACCGGGGCGGCGCACGGCATCGGCGCGGCCACGGCCCGCCGGCTCGCGGCCGAAGGGGCGGTGGTCGTGGTCACGGACGTGGACGACACGGCCGGCAAGGCGGTCGCGGCCGACATCGAGGACAGCGGCGGGCGCGCGGAGTACGTGCGCTGCGACGTGACCTCCGCCGCCGACTGGCGGAACCTCGCCCGTCATGTCGACGAGCAGCACGGCCGGCTGGACGTGCTGCACAGCAACGCCTTCGCCCAACTCAACAAAGCCGCCCATGAGTTGAGTGAGGACGAGTGGGACGGCCAGATGGCAGTCCTGCTCAAGCCGGCCTGGCGCGGGATGAAGACCTTCGCGTCCCTGCTCCGCGCGTCGCAGGGCTCGGTCGTGCTGACCTCCTCGGTGCACGCGGTCATCGGCCTGCCCGGTCACGCCGCCTACGCCGCCGCGAAGGGCGCGCTGTGCTCACTGGGCAGGCAACTGGCCGTCGAGTACGGTCCCGACATCCGGGTCAACACAGTCCTGCCCGGCCCCATCCTCACCGCCGCCTGGGACGGCATCCCGGAACCCGACCGGGCCCGCAGCGTGGCCGCCACGGCGGCCGGGCGCTTCGGGCAGCCGGAGGAGGTCGCCTCCGCCGTCGCCTTCCTGGCATCGGCGGACGCCTCCTATGTGACCGGCGCGAACCTCGTGGTCGATGGAGGATGGAGCGTCATGAAGGAGTCCTCGTGA